The following is a genomic window from Lactococcus carnosus.
AACTCCTCAAAAGTATCACGCGTACTTACTTCCCCTCCCCCTACTCATATATTGACTGAAACGTGACAACAGCAGTGATAGAGCCATATATGTTAAGTTTCGGTTTAGTGCTATTTAGTAGGTTATTCACCTTAAAAAAGATAACTGTTAAAAAATGGTATTTGAAGCATATAATATTAGCAGTTTTAAGCACTGTTTAGCAATCAAAAACATTTGCCTAACAGTAGCACAAAATGACTAAAAACGTGCTTATCAGTTAGCTATGCCACAAATCCATACACAATAGTATGACAAGATTGCAAGCTCTAAGAGTAGTCGACCTAGACATGAAAGCCCTCAGCTAATGAGATACTTAGAAAATGAACACTAATAAATACTGACATAAAAAAAGCCGTGTATCATAGATACACAGCACCTTGCCTGACAATAAATGAGTTACGTTTTAACTACGCTTTTAACTACGTTCGTGTTTAAATCCGATAGGGTCTGGTGGGGTTCGTTTTAAAATCTACTCAGCTAGCGTATTTAGTGAAGTGGCTATATACCGCCTTTTCAGTTATTCCTTGCGGTCTGGTGAGGTCGCATGTTATAATACAGTCATGAATATTGATGTACAAATGGCTAGTTTTAACCTCATTGAGACAGAACAGTTAGTCTTGCGACCGTTTTCGATGTCTGATGACAAGGATATGTTTGCCTATGCAAGCCAGGCAGATAATTTGGTCTATGTCTTTCCTGCCCACAAGGACATAGCTGAGACGCGCTTAGCGATTGCATTGCTATTCATGAAGGCACCGCTCGGCAAATGGGCGATCGAAAACAAGGCTGATCAAAAGATGATTGGCACATTAACGTTTGTCAAATTAGACGAGAAGCAGCGTACTGCAGAAATCGGCTACGTCTTAAATCAGGCTTATTGGGGCAAGGGTTTGATGACTGAAGCTGTCAGGACATTGACTGACATCAGCTTGACGGCATTTGGTCTTAATTATGTAGACATCGTCGTTGATTCAGAAAATCTAGGCTCGATAAAGGTTGCTGAAAAATCAGGTTTTCGGATAGCCGATAGCTATAAGGCGCTTAGCCCATACACCAAAGTACTTAGAAACTTCAGAAGATACAGGAAGGGAAAACATGAGTAAACATCAGGAGCTGCTAGATTATATCGATGACCTAGAAGTCGGAAAAAAAGTCAGTGTACGAGGCCTTGCCAATCGGCTCAGTGTATCTGACGGTACAGCTTATCGGGCGATTAAAGAAGCACAGTCCCGTGGCCTTGTCTCGATTAATGATCGATCTGGTACGACACGCATTGCAACGCAAGAGCAGCGTGTCATAGAAACCCTGACTTTTGGTGAAATTTCTAAAATTGCTAGTGCCGAAGTGATGGCAGGTGAAAGTGGTCTATCACAAGCTTTTAGCAAATTTGCCATTGCTGCCATGACCATGCAAAATATTCGAAAGTATCTGACACATGGTGGTCTCGTGATTGTTGGTGACCGCACCGATATTCAGTTGCTGGCATTAAACGAAGGTAATGCTGTCTTGATAACAGGTGGTGTAGATATTGAACCTGATGTTCTGGACTATGCCAATAAAAAAAGCATTCCTGTGCTGAGAACCGACTTTGATACTTTTACTGTTGCCAGTCGCATTAATCGGGCCTTATCAAATGAGTTAATTAAGAAGGAAATCACGACAGTAGCAGATGTCTATCAGCCTCAGGCCCCGACATTACTTGAGGTGTCTACTGTCAAAGACTATCTCGATTTGGTTAAGAAAACAAATGAGTCACGTTTTGCCGTGCTTAATCAGCACAATCTGGTAGTTGGTGTGGTCAGCATGCGAGATGTGACGGGCAAGAAAAACAGTACGACGATCGATAAAGTGATGACCCGTAATCCAAGACTAGCTAAGTTTGACATGACTGTCGCATCAACCAGTCAAAAGATGATTTTTGATGGCTACGATATCATGCCAGTTGTTCATTCGGATAGTACCTATGCTGGGATTATCAGTAAGTCGGATATGCTACGCAGTATGCAAGAATCCTCAGAGCAAAGTCAGTTTTCGCATACCCTATCGGATGATGTGGCAAATGCTGTCAAAGAAGTACAGTCTTATTACACCTTTTCAGTAGAACCATTTATGATGAACAATGTCGGTAATATTGCAAACGGCATGCTGGTTGAAATTATCAGTAATATTGCGGCGCGTGTCATGACTAAGACCAAGAATAAAAACATTATTATTGAATCGATGACGCTCTATTTTTTGGGGGCTGTCTCCATCGATGATGGGCTAGAAGTCTTCCCTAAAATCATTAACGAGACGAGACTTGGGGCGACGATCGACTTTGAAATCTATCTGGACTATCAGATTATCAGCAAGATACTGGTTACAGTACAAATCAACTAAATTAAAGGAATTCTTATGAAAGATATATTAGCAAAAATAGTAGCGTACGACGATATTGTCATACACCGACATAAAAATCCAGATCCAGATGCATTGGGTAGCCAACTTGGCTTACGCGCCATTTTGCGTACTAATTTTCCAAATAAAAGTATCGCTGCAGTTGGCTTTGATGAACCGAGTTTAGCGTTTCTTGGCAGTATGGACCAGTTATCAGATACCGATTTTAAAGGCAAGTTAGTGATCGTTACGGATACTGCAAATACGCCGAGAATTGATGATGAGCGCTATCAAACAGGTGAGTTTTTAATCAAGATTGACCATCACCCAAATGATGATGCTTACGGTGATTTATTAGCAGTGGATACGGGGGCCAGTTCCGCTTCAGAAATCATTGCAAACTTTGCCTTTGACAATGGCTTAAGTGTTTCTGATGAAGCAGCTAGACTTTTATATGCAGGCATCGTCGGAGATACTGGCCGGTTCCTCTATCCCGCCACAACAGCTAAAACACTTTACACGGCAGCAAAATTAGCAGAGGCGAGTTTTGATCGTTCAGGCCTCATGCGTGAAATGGACAGTTTTGACATGAAAATCGCTAGACTACAAGGTTATGTCTATGAAAATCTGGAAATTTCAAGTCAAGGTGTTGCGCGTATTTTTATTACGCAAGCGTTGATGAAAAAACATGGGATTACAGATTCAGAAACCTCTGCTATTGTGTCTGCGCCAGGAAAAATCCGTGAAATTCAAACATGGGCCATTTTTGTTGAACAGGCAGATGGTCACTATCGTGTGAGAATGCGCTCCAAAGAAGCCAAAATTAATGAGATAGCCAAGTTGCATGCAGGCGGTGGACATCCACTTGCAAGTGGGGCTAATAGTTACTCAACAGCAGAAAATGATGAAATCTTTCAACAATTGATCAATAATTTAGTCGCTTTTAAGAAATAGTGGTATAATACATAGTATGAATAAAAAAGATTTTCCATGGCTTTATGACGCTGAGTATATGTCTTATGTCGGTAACCTGTTAGAGACAGCAGAAGTGCAAAAACTTAATGAGTTTACGCATCACTACATTTCAACACGGTTACTTCATTCATTAAATGTAAGTTATACCTCTTACAAAATTTCTAAAAAATTTGGTTGGAACAAAAAAGCGACAGCTCGTGCCGGCCTTTTGCATGACCTCTTTTACTACGATTGGCGTGAAACTAAGTTTGACGAGGGTAGTCATGCTTATGTCCATCCAAGAATTGCCTATCAAAATGCGCAAAAGATAACAACGATTTCTAAACTGGAAAAAGACATTATCATCAAGCATATGTGGGGGGCAACGATTGCACCACCACGCTATAAAGAAAGTTTTGTTGTGACCTTTGTTGATGATTATGTCGCTATCAAAGAATGGTCACAGTTGATGAAGTTAAAATGGCGTTACCGTAAGCACCTCAAGAAAGAAAAAATGAGTTAATGAATTTGCAAAATCAAGATATTAAAATTGGCCGGACGATAGATGAATTAGTAGAAGGTGAAACCTTTAGTCTATCGGAAACCATCAAGAATCGGGAGATATTACTATATCTCGGTCTTACGAATGATGACAATCCTTTGTATTCGCAGTATGATTATATTAAGGAACTTGGTTTGACTAAACCAGTCGTCCCAACAGCTTTGATTTTTGGGATTATCACCTCAACCATCAATAAGCACTTGCCTGGACCAGGCAGTCACATCGTGAATGTGAATCTCAATTTGGTTGAAAAGATTTTTCGAAATGATTTATTGAGTTTCAATTTTGAAATCATTAAAATTGATACTAATAAAGATTTAGCAACGATTAATATTGAGATTGTCAGAAACGACGAACGTGTGGCGGATGCCATGGTCCTTGTGCAACCCCCTTTACCAGAGCATGACTTAGCTTAGCCTTATAAGCTCTCATAGTCAGTTCCTCATTTTAAACTATTACTGTAACAGAAGGAGATTATATGGATAATCAAATTTTTGAATCAAATCAACAAACAGGGAAATTCTCACTTGCAGATTTCTTTGCACGTATCTATGCCTTAGTTGGTATGGGCGTAGCAGTCAGTGCAGTGGTCGCTTTTATCACTTTGAGCATGTTTGCGGAAAATATCGCAACGATATTGACAACCAGCTCTTGGGTGCTATTTGTACTATGGATTATTGAAATGATCCTAGTTATCGCTGTCACACCAATGGCGATAAAAAATTCACCTATGGCGCTTCCAGCCTTCATCGCATTCTCGGCACTTAACGGCTTTACCTTAACCTTTACTTTGGCCTACTTTAACTTGTCAAGTATTGCGATTGCATTTGCAATCACAGCAGGTATGTTCTTTGCCCTATCACTATTTGGTAGAACAACCAAACGTGATTTAACTGGCATGGGAAAAGCCATGTTTGCAGGCTTGATCGGTATCATTATCGCAAGCGTTGTTAATATCTTCGTTGGGTCATCTAGTATGGATTTCATGATTTCGATCTTATTAGTCATCGTCTTCTCAGGTTTGATCGCTTGGGATAACCAAAAAATCGAAAAACTATATCATCAAGCAAATGGAAATGTAACAGATGGCTGGGCAGTGAGTATGGCCTTAAGCCTATATCTAGACTTTATCAACTTGTTTATCGCCATCTTGAGAATATTTGGTGTAGCAGGTGGTAGCAAAGATTAAATTAATCTAATAAAAAAGCATCTCGAAGAGGTGTTTTTTTGTGCTTAAAAAAGTAGCTGAATAAAAAACCCACCGCTTTCAAACGAAAGCGGTGGGTTTATTCATGATATGTTTTTTATTTAATCGCAGAGCTGAATTCTTCTTGTGAGAAGGCTTCATCAATGATAGATTTCAATTCTTTAGCTGAAGCTTCCATTTTTTGTTGTTCAGCATCATTCAAAGGAATGTTAACTGGACGAACAATACCATGAGCACCAACGATTGCAGGTTGACCGATGAAGACATCATCGATACCATATTGGCCTGATTGGTAGACTGAAAGTGGTAATACAGCATTTTCATCATCCAGGATTGCTTTAGTAATACGTGCTAAAGCAGCAGCGATACCATAGAAAGTAGCGCCTTTTTTGTTGATGATTGAGTAAGCTGCATCACGAACGTTGATGAATAAGTCAACAAGACCTTGCTCGTCAATATCGCGATTTTCTTGTAACCATTGTTCAAGTTTAACACCCGCTACGTTAGCGTGTGACCAAACTGCAAACTCAGAGTCACCGTGTTCACCCATGATATAAGCATGGACTGAACGTGCATCAACGCCGATTTTTTCAGCAAGTGCTTGACGGAAACGTGCTGAGTCAAGTGATGTACCTGAACCGATAACACGTTCTTTAGGGAAACCAGAGAATTTCCAAGTAGAGTAAGTCAAAACATCAACTGGGTTAGCTGCGACAAGGAAAATACCGTTGAAACCAGATGCAACGATTTGTGTCACAACATCTTTGTTGATACGTAAGTTCTTTTGAACTAAATCAAGACGTGTTTCACCTGGTTTTTGTGGCGCACCTGCTGTTAAAACAACAAGGTCAGCGTCATGAGCATCAGCATAAGTAGCTGAATAGATGTTTTTTGGAGAGGTGAAAGCCAATGCGTGGCTTAAATCTTCTGCATCACCTTCAGTTTTCTCTTTGAAGATATCCACGATACCAAGCTCTTGAGCGATACCTTGAGTTACAAGTGCAAAAGCGTAAGATGATCCTACAGCTCCGTCACCTACGAGGATAACTTTTTTGTGCAATTTTACATCAGTCATAATGTGATGAATTCCTTTCAAATTCTTGGTCTCCCAAGTTTTTCAACCTTCTTATTATATCATATTTAAATAGGTTTGTCAGTGGTTATTTTAAGTTTTTTCAAGAAATTTTCAGAAATAGTTGTCTAGTTATAATGAGACAGTCGAAAAAATTAGACATTAGCCTTCATTTCTTGAATTTTATGCTCTTCAGCGGTTACCCGTAGCGTTTGTTGGCCTACATAGGTGACAAAACCAGGTGGGGTACCTGTTGGTTTGTGCAATTTCTTGACGTCAATCATATCCACCTGTACGAGATTGGATAAGCGTGATTTTGAAAAATAAGCAGCAAGCTCGGCAGCTTCGGTAATCGTTTCGTCAGAAGGCGTAGGATTACCTGTGATAATGACGTGTGACCCTGGAATATCTTTAGCATGGAACCACAAATCGCCTTTGCGAGATAGTTTAAAGCTGACTTGCTCGTTTTGCAGGTTATTTTTACCGACAAGAATAATCGTCCCATCACTTGCCCTATATTTTTCAGGAGGCAATAATTTATGTTTCTTATTTGTGCGATGTTTTTGCTTGATAAATCCTGTCTGGATCAATTCTTCTCTGATGTCAGAGATTTCAGTTACCGTTGCTTGTTTTAAGGCGTTTTCGACAGACTCTAAATAATTGATTGTTTGTCTAGTTGTGGCAAGTTGCAAGTCCAAAAACTTGACGGCTTGTTTCAACTTGGCATACTTGTGGAAATACTTCTGAGCATTCTGGTTGGGTGTGAGTGCAGGATTTAGTGAGATGGTCAAGGGCTCATTTGTATAATAGTTATCCAAGGTAATCTCAGGCTTATTATTTGGCACTTCATGAAGAAAAGTTGTGAGCAATTCCCCTTTTTGCCTAAACATCTCAGCATTATCGGTCGCTTGAAGCTCCCTTAGCTGTTTTTTTAATTTCTTGCGATTTTTATCTAGCTCACCACTCACTTTTCGAATGACTTCTCCGGCAACTTGACGGACGCGGTCACGTTCTGCCTTATTTCGGTAATAAGCATCTAACATGTCAGATAGTGTATCAAATTGTTCGAAGGTGTCAGATAGCTGAATCGCAGAAAACGTATCATTTGGATAAATAGACGGCAGAGGGGTTGTTAAAGTAGCCTTGAAGTCAGACAGGCTTAGCGTAGAAAGACTACTTGCACTATCTCGGCCAATGCCTTGGAAGTGATCTTGAAGCTTTGCTTTTGTCTGGAGAATATCAAACAGTTTTTCATCAGAGGCCGTAAACGGATTGGCTTTGCCATCATCGGGTGGCGCGATATAAGTCGCACCAGGTAGGATGGTTCTGTATTTATTCTGTGAGAAGCCAACATGTTTGATCGATTCAAGAATCTTATTTGACTGTCTATCAATCAAGATAATGTGACTATGTTTCCCCATAATCTCAGAGATCAGCGCAATTTTCATGCTATCGCCGATTTCATTTTTGGAAGAAATCTCAAAAATAATTTGTCTGTCGTTATTGACTTGATAAATATTTTCGATAAAGGCACCACTCAAATATTTGCGTAAGATCATTGTGAAAGTTGAGGGCGTTTTGGCATTCTCAAAGACCGTATTGGTCAATTGGATGCGCCCAAAAGT
Proteins encoded in this region:
- a CDS encoding GNAT family N-acetyltransferase, producing the protein MNIDVQMASFNLIETEQLVLRPFSMSDDKDMFAYASQADNLVYVFPAHKDIAETRLAIALLFMKAPLGKWAIENKADQKMIGTLTFVKLDEKQRTAEIGYVLNQAYWGKGLMTEAVRTLTDISLTAFGLNYVDIVVDSENLGSIKVAEKSGFRIADSYKALSPYTKVLRNFRRYRKGKHE
- a CDS encoding DRTGG domain-containing protein is translated as MSKHQELLDYIDDLEVGKKVSVRGLANRLSVSDGTAYRAIKEAQSRGLVSINDRSGTTRIATQEQRVIETLTFGEISKIASAEVMAGESGLSQAFSKFAIAAMTMQNIRKYLTHGGLVIVGDRTDIQLLALNEGNAVLITGGVDIEPDVLDYANKKSIPVLRTDFDTFTVASRINRALSNELIKKEITTVADVYQPQAPTLLEVSTVKDYLDLVKKTNESRFAVLNQHNLVVGVVSMRDVTGKKNSTTIDKVMTRNPRLAKFDMTVASTSQKMIFDGYDIMPVVHSDSTYAGIISKSDMLRSMQESSEQSQFSHTLSDDVANAVKEVQSYYTFSVEPFMMNNVGNIANGMLVEIISNIAARVMTKTKNKNIIIESMTLYFLGAVSIDDGLEVFPKIINETRLGATIDFEIYLDYQIISKILVTVQIN
- a CDS encoding DHH family phosphoesterase, coding for MKDILAKIVAYDDIVIHRHKNPDPDALGSQLGLRAILRTNFPNKSIAAVGFDEPSLAFLGSMDQLSDTDFKGKLVIVTDTANTPRIDDERYQTGEFLIKIDHHPNDDAYGDLLAVDTGASSASEIIANFAFDNGLSVSDEAARLLYAGIVGDTGRFLYPATTAKTLYTAAKLAEASFDRSGLMREMDSFDMKIARLQGYVYENLEISSQGVARIFITQALMKKHGITDSETSAIVSAPGKIREIQTWAIFVEQADGHYRVRMRSKEAKINEIAKLHAGGGHPLASGANSYSTAENDEIFQQLINNLVAFKK
- a CDS encoding HD domain-containing protein, with translation MNKKDFPWLYDAEYMSYVGNLLETAEVQKLNEFTHHYISTRLLHSLNVSYTSYKISKKFGWNKKATARAGLLHDLFYYDWRETKFDEGSHAYVHPRIAYQNAQKITTISKLEKDIIIKHMWGATIAPPRYKESFVVTFVDDYVAIKEWSQLMKLKWRYRKHLKKEKMS
- a CDS encoding enoyl-CoA hydratase; its protein translation is MNLQNQDIKIGRTIDELVEGETFSLSETIKNREILLYLGLTNDDNPLYSQYDYIKELGLTKPVVPTALIFGIITSTINKHLPGPGSHIVNVNLNLVEKIFRNDLLSFNFEIIKIDTNKDLATINIEIVRNDERVADAMVLVQPPLPEHDLA
- a CDS encoding Bax inhibitor-1/YccA family protein → MDNQIFESNQQTGKFSLADFFARIYALVGMGVAVSAVVAFITLSMFAENIATILTTSSWVLFVLWIIEMILVIAVTPMAIKNSPMALPAFIAFSALNGFTLTFTLAYFNLSSIAIAFAITAGMFFALSLFGRTTKRDLTGMGKAMFAGLIGIIIASVVNIFVGSSSMDFMISILLVIVFSGLIAWDNQKIEKLYHQANGNVTDGWAVSMALSLYLDFINLFIAILRIFGVAGGSKD
- a CDS encoding L-lactate dehydrogenase yields the protein MTDVKLHKKVILVGDGAVGSSYAFALVTQGIAQELGIVDIFKEKTEGDAEDLSHALAFTSPKNIYSATYADAHDADLVVLTAGAPQKPGETRLDLVQKNLRINKDVVTQIVASGFNGIFLVAANPVDVLTYSTWKFSGFPKERVIGSGTSLDSARFRQALAEKIGVDARSVHAYIMGEHGDSEFAVWSHANVAGVKLEQWLQENRDIDEQGLVDLFINVRDAAYSIINKKGATFYGIAAALARITKAILDDENAVLPLSVYQSGQYGIDDVFIGQPAIVGAHGIVRPVNIPLNDAEQQKMEASAKELKSIIDEAFSQEEFSSAIK
- a CDS encoding Rqc2 family fibronectin-binding protein, with protein sequence MSFDGIFLHHMTKELTEQLIGGRIQKVNQVFSHEVVLQVRSNQKSHKLLLSAHPTFGRIQLTNTVFENAKTPSTFTMILRKYLSGAFIENIYQVNNDRQIIFEISSKNEIGDSMKIALISEIMGKHSHIILIDRQSNKILESIKHVGFSQNKYRTILPGATYIAPPDDGKANPFTASDEKLFDILQTKAKLQDHFQGIGRDSASSLSTLSLSDFKATLTTPLPSIYPNDTFSAIQLSDTFEQFDTLSDMLDAYYRNKAERDRVRQVAGEVIRKVSGELDKNRKKLKKQLRELQATDNAEMFRQKGELLTTFLHEVPNNKPEITLDNYYTNEPLTISLNPALTPNQNAQKYFHKYAKLKQAVKFLDLQLATTRQTINYLESVENALKQATVTEISDIREELIQTGFIKQKHRTNKKHKLLPPEKYRASDGTIILVGKNNLQNEQVSFKLSRKGDLWFHAKDIPGSHVIITGNPTPSDETITEAAELAAYFSKSRLSNLVQVDMIDVKKLHKPTGTPPGFVTYVGQQTLRVTAEEHKIQEMKANV